A window from Thermosipho africanus Ob7 encodes these proteins:
- a CDS encoding YitT family protein, giving the protein MAKNIPLRETIKEYIFSTIGVILTALGLVIFLIPNNIAAGGASGLAIILHSIIPLSVGVWMYILNGILFLIAFLIIGFDFSYKTIYCTFLLNFFIDLFDRIIHIPTYNGGDLILAVFFGDILTAIGMAITFSQNASTGGTDILAKIFNKFFSTPMGTTLLIIDFTIGFFAGVAFNPKIGMYSILAIIINGITIDFVLKGLELAITVTIISENNKPIEEFILTNMGRGFTYLKGKGGYTKKDRDIIFVSIRRRELGELINFVKKVDPNAFMIVNESRYVLGEGFKRNL; this is encoded by the coding sequence ATGGCAAAAAACATTCCATTAAGAGAAACTATTAAAGAATATATTTTTTCTACAATAGGAGTTATACTAACTGCCCTTGGATTAGTTATATTTTTAATTCCAAACAATATAGCAGCTGGTGGTGCTTCGGGTCTTGCTATAATTTTACACTCGATTATTCCATTATCCGTTGGAGTGTGGATGTATATTTTAAATGGAATTCTATTTTTAATTGCCTTTCTAATCATCGGTTTTGATTTTAGTTATAAAACAATATACTGTACATTCTTATTAAACTTTTTTATTGACCTTTTTGATAGAATTATTCATATTCCTACATACAATGGAGGAGACTTGATCCTTGCGGTATTTTTTGGAGATATTTTAACGGCAATTGGTATGGCAATAACCTTCTCACAAAATGCTTCTACAGGTGGTACTGATATACTCGCAAAGATATTTAACAAATTCTTTTCAACTCCAATGGGTACAACATTACTAATAATAGACTTCACCATTGGTTTCTTTGCTGGCGTTGCTTTCAATCCAAAAATTGGTATGTACTCAATTCTTGCTATAATTATAAATGGCATTACAATTGACTTTGTTCTCAAAGGTTTAGAACTTGCAATAACGGTTACAATAATCTCAGAAAATAATAAACCAATCGAAGAATTTATCTTAACAAACATGGGTAGAGGATTCACATATCTTAAAGGAAAAGGCGGTTATACCAAAAAAGATAGAGACATTATCTTTGTCTCCATTAGAAGAAGAGAGCTTGGGGAATTAATAAATTTTGTTAAAAAGGTGGATCCTAACGCTTTTATGATAGTAAACGAGTCAAGGTATGTTCTAGGGGAAGGCTTCAAAAGGAA
- the miaB gene encoding tRNA (N6-isopentenyl adenosine(37)-C2)-methylthiotransferase MiaB has translation MKFFIKTYGCQMNENDSEVARYYLEQEGYESAENENEADIVILNTCVVRKKAEDKFLSTIGELRKKNKKIGVMGCGAEKLKEDLFKRGVNFVIGTRAISRIPEAVELSIKGKKAAIFDDKLDEIDYRNILKRNSKHHAWITIIYGCNRFCTYCIVPYTRGREKSRKMEDILQEVKNLSLNGVREITYLGQNVDAYGKDLNDGTSLAKLLNETKNIENIERIWFLTSYPTDFSLDIAREIASSEKIAKSIHLPVQHGSNKILKKMNRRYTIEEYYELIKSIREIVPDASISSDIIVGFPDETEDDFQQTVKLVEEIKFERLNLAIYSPREGTIAWKYFEDNVPRAIKTRRMAYLLNLQKEINKMLNESYLDKTVEVIVEERAKSGLFYGRDIRNKIIAFEGDESLIGKKILVKIKKTTAGPLYGDIIKII, from the coding sequence ATGAAATTCTTTATTAAAACATATGGCTGTCAAATGAATGAAAATGATAGTGAAGTTGCAAGATATTATCTTGAACAGGAAGGTTATGAATCTGCTGAAAATGAAAATGAAGCAGATATTGTAATATTAAATACATGTGTTGTTAGAAAAAAAGCAGAAGATAAATTTCTCAGTACTATAGGTGAATTAAGAAAAAAGAATAAAAAAATAGGAGTTATGGGATGTGGTGCTGAAAAACTAAAAGAAGACCTTTTTAAAAGAGGAGTAAATTTTGTTATTGGAACACGCGCAATATCAAGAATACCTGAAGCAGTTGAACTTTCAATAAAAGGAAAAAAAGCAGCAATATTCGATGATAAATTAGATGAAATAGATTATAGAAATATTTTAAAAAGAAATTCAAAACATCATGCTTGGATAACTATTATATATGGTTGTAATAGATTTTGCACTTACTGTATAGTTCCATATACAAGAGGCCGTGAAAAATCAAGAAAAATGGAAGATATTCTCCAAGAAGTTAAAAACCTCTCTCTAAATGGAGTAAGAGAAATTACATATCTTGGACAAAATGTAGATGCATATGGAAAAGACTTAAATGATGGTACATCACTTGCAAAACTTTTAAATGAAACCAAAAATATTGAAAATATAGAAAGAATATGGTTTTTGACATCATATCCAACTGATTTTTCTTTGGATATTGCAAGAGAGATTGCAAGTAGTGAAAAAATCGCCAAAAGCATACACCTTCCTGTTCAACACGGAAGTAATAAAATTTTGAAAAAAATGAATAGACGTTATACAATAGAAGAGTACTATGAATTAATTAAAAGCATTAGAGAAATAGTTCCTGATGCCTCCATTTCAAGTGATATTATAGTTGGCTTTCCTGATGAAACTGAAGATGACTTCCAACAGACGGTAAAGTTAGTAGAAGAGATAAAATTTGAAAGATTAAACCTTGCGATATATTCCCCACGTGAAGGCACTATTGCATGGAAATATTTTGAAGATAACGTGCCACGTGCAATAAAAACAAGAAGAATGGCGTATCTTTTAAATCTTCAAAAAGAAATAAACAAAATGCTTAACGAATCTTACCTAGATAAAACAGTAGAAGTAATAGTTGAAGAACGTGCAAAATCCGGATTATTCTATGGAAGAGATATTAGAAACAAGATTATCGCCTTTGAAGGCGATGAAAGCCTAATTGGCAAAAAAATTCTAGTGAAAATAAAAAAAACTACCGCAGGTCCATTATATGGAGATATAATAAAAATTATATAA
- a CDS encoding acyltransferase family protein: MRIREIDVSRGILILMIIFVHSYIPYSLAVYFSYILASFMFISGYLFKDGKFSKKFEKILLNLLIPFVFLSLVGYIIYYILNIFIEYSNSVFSNFLNFVIFGYSTFDVPVNVLPLWYLYMFAVAELIFILFIKLRIIHFIPILSILSTLLINVQTKFFKIGVALHGLIWFYLGYILKNRGFKFKFKNPFLLFIIFSGLLAVVATFNGFDDWRINSYGNYPLLSYVGEFSSVIIIISLAQMIKNDKIKRFFELFGKNTIFLLGYHIVLPGTLAIFIKDPVQFLEKYWFIYYILAVFILYLFLKIVPENLIYLLEGRFYLLKNSSSIAENKYFKKQNG, encoded by the coding sequence ATGAGAATTAGAGAAATTGATGTTTCAAGAGGTATTTTAATATTGATGATTATTTTTGTTCATTCATATATTCCCTATTCTCTGGCAGTTTATTTTTCTTACATTTTAGCCAGTTTTATGTTTATTTCTGGATACTTATTCAAGGATGGAAAATTTAGTAAAAAGTTTGAAAAAATATTATTAAACCTTTTAATACCATTTGTTTTTTTAAGTTTAGTTGGATACATCATTTATTACATTTTGAATATATTTATAGAATATAGCAATAGTGTTTTTTCAAATTTTTTAAATTTTGTTATTTTTGGATATTCAACATTTGATGTTCCGGTAAATGTCCTTCCTTTATGGTATTTGTATATGTTTGCAGTTGCTGAATTAATTTTTATATTATTTATTAAGTTAAGAATAATCCATTTTATACCTATATTATCAATTTTGTCAACCCTTTTAATTAATGTACAGACGAAGTTCTTTAAGATTGGTGTTGCACTTCATGGATTAATTTGGTTTTATTTAGGATATATTTTGAAAAACAGAGGTTTTAAATTTAAATTTAAAAATCCATTTTTGCTTTTTATAATTTTTTCTGGTTTATTAGCTGTAGTTGCAACATTTAACGGATTTGATGATTGGAGAATAAATAGCTATGGAAATTATCCTCTACTTTCCTATGTTGGAGAATTTTCGTCTGTTATAATAATTATTTCTCTTGCACAAATGATAAAAAACGATAAAATCAAAAGATTTTTTGAGTTATTTGGTAAAAATACAATATTTCTACTTGGTTATCATATTGTGTTGCCAGGTACTTTAGCAATATTTATAAAAGACCCTGTGCAATTTTTGGAAAAGTATTGGTTCATATATTATATTTTGGCTGTTTTTATACTATACTTATTTTTAAAAATTGTTCCTGAGAATTTAATCTATTTACTTGAGGGAAGGTTTTATTTATTGAAGAATTCATCAAGTATTGCTGAGAATAAATATTTTAAAAAACAGAATGGTTAA